A stretch of the Cydia strobilella chromosome 23, ilCydStro3.1, whole genome shotgun sequence genome encodes the following:
- the LOC134751838 gene encoding lysophosphatidylserine lipase ABHD12-like isoform X2, with protein MLDGILICVCLYTAALLLLGSALTAGLLVVHVAVVPLVFRYSKTFRRSLIFANFVQWPLHIDHEDPASSGIEGARNLSIEYQSKVDNCTIKIGIWHILPKSVYERLKQHFSEGCDKEQLHKLLDEELANSKTPIMLYCHGNSNSRAASHRIQLYKFFQEMEFHTIALDYRGYGDSTNIPPSENGVVEDSLMVYEWLRNTVDKGPKPSIFVWGHSLGTGISSHLLGNLPELSTVLLERSALPLPDGLILEAPFNNLADEVAHHPLSKLVQWLPYYQQTFVSQFVSRPEHCFRSDEHLARTRSLPVLILHARDDVIVPHVVGAKLYESIRQSRGESDAPVILHSYDKSENLGHKWICNAKDLPEIVGKFVATHRSSK; from the exons ATGTTAGACGGAATTTTGATCTGCGTGTGTCTTTACACTGCcgc GTTGCTTCTACTTGGAAGCGCGCTGACTGCGGGGTTACTTGTGGTCCATGTGGCCGTGGTGCCACTTGTCTTTCGCTACTCCAAGACCTTTCGCCGGAGCCTCATCTTTGCCAACTTTG TACAATGGCCTCTGCACATAGATCATGAAGACCCGGCGTCAAGCGGCATAGAGGGGGCACGGAACCTCAGCATTGAATACCAGTCTAAAGTCGATAACTGCACTATCAAAATTG GAATATGGCACATCCTCCCAAAGAGCGTGTACGAGCGCTTGAAGCAGCATTTTTCCGAGGGTTGCGACAAGGAACAGCTCCATAAACTGCTGGATGAGGAGCTGGCCAACTCCAAGACGCCCATCATGCTCTACTGCCATG gAAATTCTAATTCTCGAGCGGCATCGCACAGAATTCAGCTTTATAAGTTCTTTCAGGAGATGGAATTCCACACCATAGCCTTGGATTACAGAG GTTACGGAGACTCTACCAACATTCCTCCTAGTGAGAATGGGGTGGTAGAAGACTCTCTCATGGTGTATGAGTGGCTGCGAAACACCGTTGACAAAGGGCCTAAACCTAGCATTTTTGTATGGGGACATtctttag GCACGGGAATATCGTCGCATCTCCTGGGCAATCTGCCAGAATTGTCAACGGTACTTTTGGAGCGGTCCGCTTTACCGTTGCCTGATGGTCTGATCCTGGAAGCACCTTTTAATAACTTGGCGGATGAAGTGGCACACCATCCTTTGTCTAAG CTAGTACAGTGGCTGCCCTACTACCAGCAAACGTTCGTATCGCAGTTTGTGTCCCGGCCCGAGCACTGTTTCCGCTCGGACgagcatctcgctcgcacacgTTCCCTTCCCGTTCTAATTCTACATGCGAGGGATGACGTCATTGTGCCACATGTTGTTGGGGCTAAG cTGTACGAATCAATCCGCCAATCGCGCGGCGAGAGCGACGCACCAGTCATTCTGCACTCGTACGACAAAAGCGAGAATCTCGGACACAAGTGGATTTGCAACGCTAAAGATTTACCAGAAATCGTAGG GAAATTCGTGGCAACTCATCGATCTTCGAAGTga
- the LOC134751838 gene encoding lysophosphatidylserine lipase ABHD12-like isoform X3 gives MLLLLGSALTAGLLVVHVAVVPLVFRYSKTFRRSLIFANFVQWPLHIDHEDPASSGIEGARNLSIEYQSKVDNCTIKIGIWHILPKSVYERLKQHFSEGCDKEQLHKLLDEELANSKTPIMLYCHGNSNSRAASHRIQLYKFFQEMEFHTIALDYRGYGDSTNIPPSENGVVEDSLMVYEWLRNTVDKGPKPSIFVWGHSLGTGISSHLLGNLPELSTVLLERSALPLPDGLILEAPFNNLADEVAHHPLSKLVQWLPYYQQTFVSQFVSRPEHCFRSDEHLARTRSLPVLILHARDDVIVPHVVGAKLYESIRQSRGESDAPVILHSYDKSENLGHKWICNAKDLPEIVGKFVATHRSSK, from the exons AT GTTGCTTCTACTTGGAAGCGCGCTGACTGCGGGGTTACTTGTGGTCCATGTGGCCGTGGTGCCACTTGTCTTTCGCTACTCCAAGACCTTTCGCCGGAGCCTCATCTTTGCCAACTTTG TACAATGGCCTCTGCACATAGATCATGAAGACCCGGCGTCAAGCGGCATAGAGGGGGCACGGAACCTCAGCATTGAATACCAGTCTAAAGTCGATAACTGCACTATCAAAATTG GAATATGGCACATCCTCCCAAAGAGCGTGTACGAGCGCTTGAAGCAGCATTTTTCCGAGGGTTGCGACAAGGAACAGCTCCATAAACTGCTGGATGAGGAGCTGGCCAACTCCAAGACGCCCATCATGCTCTACTGCCATG gAAATTCTAATTCTCGAGCGGCATCGCACAGAATTCAGCTTTATAAGTTCTTTCAGGAGATGGAATTCCACACCATAGCCTTGGATTACAGAG GTTACGGAGACTCTACCAACATTCCTCCTAGTGAGAATGGGGTGGTAGAAGACTCTCTCATGGTGTATGAGTGGCTGCGAAACACCGTTGACAAAGGGCCTAAACCTAGCATTTTTGTATGGGGACATtctttag GCACGGGAATATCGTCGCATCTCCTGGGCAATCTGCCAGAATTGTCAACGGTACTTTTGGAGCGGTCCGCTTTACCGTTGCCTGATGGTCTGATCCTGGAAGCACCTTTTAATAACTTGGCGGATGAAGTGGCACACCATCCTTTGTCTAAG CTAGTACAGTGGCTGCCCTACTACCAGCAAACGTTCGTATCGCAGTTTGTGTCCCGGCCCGAGCACTGTTTCCGCTCGGACgagcatctcgctcgcacacgTTCCCTTCCCGTTCTAATTCTACATGCGAGGGATGACGTCATTGTGCCACATGTTGTTGGGGCTAAG cTGTACGAATCAATCCGCCAATCGCGCGGCGAGAGCGACGCACCAGTCATTCTGCACTCGTACGACAAAAGCGAGAATCTCGGACACAAGTGGATTTGCAACGCTAAAGATTTACCAGAAATCGTAGG GAAATTCGTGGCAACTCATCGATCTTCGAAGTga
- the LOC134751838 gene encoding lysophosphatidylserine lipase ABHD12-like isoform X1 → MKITNHFHAWRQVRLPNIGILNRLLLLGSALTAGLLVVHVAVVPLVFRYSKTFRRSLIFANFVQWPLHIDHEDPASSGIEGARNLSIEYQSKVDNCTIKIGIWHILPKSVYERLKQHFSEGCDKEQLHKLLDEELANSKTPIMLYCHGNSNSRAASHRIQLYKFFQEMEFHTIALDYRGYGDSTNIPPSENGVVEDSLMVYEWLRNTVDKGPKPSIFVWGHSLGTGISSHLLGNLPELSTVLLERSALPLPDGLILEAPFNNLADEVAHHPLSKLVQWLPYYQQTFVSQFVSRPEHCFRSDEHLARTRSLPVLILHARDDVIVPHVVGAKLYESIRQSRGESDAPVILHSYDKSENLGHKWICNAKDLPEIVGKFVATHRSSK, encoded by the exons ATGAAAATCACCAACCACTTCCAT GCATGGCGACAAGTGCGATTGccgaatataggtatattaaatcg GTTGCTTCTACTTGGAAGCGCGCTGACTGCGGGGTTACTTGTGGTCCATGTGGCCGTGGTGCCACTTGTCTTTCGCTACTCCAAGACCTTTCGCCGGAGCCTCATCTTTGCCAACTTTG TACAATGGCCTCTGCACATAGATCATGAAGACCCGGCGTCAAGCGGCATAGAGGGGGCACGGAACCTCAGCATTGAATACCAGTCTAAAGTCGATAACTGCACTATCAAAATTG GAATATGGCACATCCTCCCAAAGAGCGTGTACGAGCGCTTGAAGCAGCATTTTTCCGAGGGTTGCGACAAGGAACAGCTCCATAAACTGCTGGATGAGGAGCTGGCCAACTCCAAGACGCCCATCATGCTCTACTGCCATG gAAATTCTAATTCTCGAGCGGCATCGCACAGAATTCAGCTTTATAAGTTCTTTCAGGAGATGGAATTCCACACCATAGCCTTGGATTACAGAG GTTACGGAGACTCTACCAACATTCCTCCTAGTGAGAATGGGGTGGTAGAAGACTCTCTCATGGTGTATGAGTGGCTGCGAAACACCGTTGACAAAGGGCCTAAACCTAGCATTTTTGTATGGGGACATtctttag GCACGGGAATATCGTCGCATCTCCTGGGCAATCTGCCAGAATTGTCAACGGTACTTTTGGAGCGGTCCGCTTTACCGTTGCCTGATGGTCTGATCCTGGAAGCACCTTTTAATAACTTGGCGGATGAAGTGGCACACCATCCTTTGTCTAAG CTAGTACAGTGGCTGCCCTACTACCAGCAAACGTTCGTATCGCAGTTTGTGTCCCGGCCCGAGCACTGTTTCCGCTCGGACgagcatctcgctcgcacacgTTCCCTTCCCGTTCTAATTCTACATGCGAGGGATGACGTCATTGTGCCACATGTTGTTGGGGCTAAG cTGTACGAATCAATCCGCCAATCGCGCGGCGAGAGCGACGCACCAGTCATTCTGCACTCGTACGACAAAAGCGAGAATCTCGGACACAAGTGGATTTGCAACGCTAAAGATTTACCAGAAATCGTAGG GAAATTCGTGGCAACTCATCGATCTTCGAAGTga